In one window of Halomarina pelagica DNA:
- a CDS encoding type II toxin-antitoxin system VapC family toxin, with the protein MSVFVDTGVFYAHHDTDASRHDVGVAALNRVLRSAAFGRAVTSDYVYDEVVTLTHRRTGRIEDAVELGRRIRGDGYPEAIDVRYLTPTLFDDAVDAYERYSDHGLSFTDATIVAMVDRHDIDSVLSFDDGFDGVIDRLAPETVAGGE; encoded by the coding sequence ATGAGCGTCTTCGTCGACACGGGAGTCTTCTACGCACATCACGATACGGACGCGAGCCGACACGACGTCGGCGTCGCCGCACTCAACCGCGTCCTTCGGTCGGCGGCATTCGGCCGAGCGGTCACGAGCGACTACGTCTACGACGAAGTCGTGACGCTCACGCACCGACGGACGGGTCGCATCGAGGACGCAGTCGAACTCGGTCGACGTATCCGGGGCGACGGGTATCCGGAGGCCATCGACGTCCGGTATCTCACCCCAACCCTCTTCGACGATGCCGTCGATGCGTACGAGCGGTACTCCGATCACGGACTCAGTTTCACCGACGCGACGATCGTCGCGATGGTCGACCGGCACGACATCGACTCGGTGCTGAGTTTCGACGACGGTTTCGACGGCGTGATCGACCGGCTCGCCCCCGAAACCGTCGCCGGCGGCGAGTGA
- a CDS encoding PadR family transcriptional regulator: MAKWLDSGTRRDVCVVLYAGGELRAPQLKRRLETHYDARLDPKRFYGPLDALVESGYVERRVDGLDDVYALTDAGARAVRDHYAWLRELVEGEE, from the coding sequence ATGGCGAAGTGGCTCGACAGCGGCACCCGGCGCGACGTCTGCGTCGTCCTCTACGCGGGCGGCGAACTCCGCGCCCCGCAGCTGAAGCGACGGCTGGAGACGCACTACGACGCCCGCCTCGATCCGAAGCGCTTCTACGGCCCGCTCGACGCCCTGGTCGAGTCCGGCTACGTCGAGCGCCGGGTGGACGGGCTGGACGACGTCTACGCGCTGACGGACGCCGGCGCGCGGGCGGTACGCGATCACTACGCGTGGCTCCGGGAGTTGGTCGAGGGCGAGGAGTAG
- a CDS encoding VOC family protein → MITAVSHATVLVEDQDEALAYYTDVLGFEKRDDERTDEGRWLTVAPPDSEATQLALMAADADEHRERVGNQVSDYVAFVLATDDCRAEYDRLREAGVEFLGEPEEWPWGVEVQFEDLYGNRLDLFEPRPMDDADEA, encoded by the coding sequence ATGATAACAGCCGTTTCGCACGCGACCGTCCTCGTCGAGGACCAGGACGAGGCGCTCGCGTACTACACTGACGTGCTCGGGTTCGAGAAGCGCGACGACGAGCGGACCGACGAGGGGCGCTGGCTGACCGTCGCGCCGCCGGACTCCGAGGCGACCCAGCTCGCGCTGATGGCCGCCGACGCCGACGAGCACCGCGAGCGCGTCGGGAACCAGGTGTCCGACTACGTGGCGTTCGTCCTCGCAACCGACGACTGCCGGGCGGAGTACGACCGCCTGCGCGAGGCCGGCGTCGAGTTCCTCGGCGAACCCGAGGAGTGGCCGTGGGGCGTCGAGGTACAGTTCGAGGACCTCTACGGGAACCGACTCGACCTGTTCGAGCCGCGCCCGATGGACGACGCGGACGAGGCGTAG
- a CDS encoding acyl-CoA dehydrogenase, which produces MDFSLSAEQKQIRDMVAEFVDEEVVPVAAEIDRTDEFPRDLVREMGDLGLMGMPFPEEYGGAGLDYHAYAIGLEEISRGSGGLGTIVAAHTSLAGNMLYEFGDEAQKEEYLTPLAEGRDIGAFALSEPQAGSDVPAMGTTAERDGDEYVIDGGKLWISNGSVADTVTVFAKTDPDAGRRGISSFVVRPEEDDGFVVEGTEDKLGDKGCPTAELRFSDVRIPEDRLLDEEGEGFVHALKTLNGGRITIAARGVGIAQAALDEALRYSQEREQFDRPIAEFQAIQHKLADMDTKTSAARLLMHQAADLKIRGEPFIKEAAQAKLYASEVSREVANEGIQIHGGYGYTKDFPAERFYRDAKLNEIYEGTSEVLRNTIAAQLLS; this is translated from the coding sequence ATGGACTTCAGCCTCTCCGCGGAGCAGAAGCAGATCCGGGACATGGTCGCCGAGTTCGTCGACGAGGAGGTCGTCCCCGTCGCGGCGGAGATCGACCGGACCGACGAGTTCCCGCGCGACCTCGTCCGCGAGATGGGCGACCTCGGGCTGATGGGCATGCCCTTCCCCGAGGAGTACGGCGGCGCGGGCCTCGACTACCACGCCTACGCGATCGGCCTCGAGGAGATCTCGCGGGGATCGGGTGGCCTCGGTACCATCGTCGCCGCGCACACCTCGCTCGCCGGCAACATGCTCTACGAGTTCGGCGACGAGGCACAGAAGGAGGAGTACCTGACGCCGCTCGCGGAGGGGCGCGACATCGGCGCGTTCGCGCTCTCGGAGCCGCAGGCGGGCAGCGACGTGCCCGCGATGGGGACGACCGCCGAGAGGGACGGCGACGAGTACGTGATCGACGGCGGGAAGCTGTGGATCTCCAACGGCTCCGTCGCCGACACCGTCACCGTGTTCGCCAAGACGGACCCCGACGCGGGCAGGCGGGGCATCTCCTCGTTCGTCGTGCGCCCCGAGGAGGACGACGGGTTCGTCGTCGAGGGGACCGAGGACAAGCTCGGCGACAAGGGCTGTCCCACCGCCGAACTGCGCTTCTCCGACGTGCGCATCCCCGAGGACCGACTGCTCGACGAGGAGGGCGAGGGGTTCGTCCACGCGCTCAAGACGCTCAACGGCGGGCGCATCACTATCGCCGCCCGGGGCGTCGGCATCGCGCAGGCCGCCCTCGACGAGGCGCTGCGCTACTCCCAGGAGCGCGAGCAGTTCGACCGCCCGATCGCCGAGTTCCAGGCCATCCAGCACAAGCTCGCGGACATGGACACGAAGACGAGCGCCGCGCGCCTGCTCATGCACCAGGCGGCCGACCTGAAGATCCGCGGCGAGCCGTTCATCAAGGAGGCCGCGCAGGCGAAGCTCTACGCGAGCGAGGTCTCCCGCGAGGTCGCGAACGAGGGCATCCAGATCCACGGCGGCTACGGCTACACCAAGGACTTCCCCGCCGAGCGGTTCTACCGCGACGCGAAGCTCAACGAGATCTACGAGGGGACGAGCGAAGTGCTTCGCAACACAATCGCGGCGCAACTGCTCTCCTGA
- a CDS encoding 3-hydroxyacyl-CoA dehydrogenase family protein, translated as MRGFDSVERVGVVGAGTMGGGIAQVAATNGYEVVVRDVEQEFLDRGFSNVEDSLERLVNAERLTEGEAEDALDRLSGTTDLADLAECDLVIEAALENMEVKREIFADLDEIVEEDVVLATNTSTLSITTIASATDRPAQVVGLHFMNPVPVMTGVEVVVGEKTAPAAVELAHAFAEALGKETWESDDKPGFVSNRILMPWINEGIRAFDEGVATKDDIDRGMKLGTNVPMGPLELADHIGLDICLDATETLHEELGDRYKPAYLLKRKVDAGDLGKKTGRGFYEYE; from the coding sequence ATGCGTGGATTCGACTCCGTAGAGCGCGTCGGCGTCGTCGGCGCGGGCACCATGGGCGGCGGCATCGCGCAGGTCGCCGCCACGAACGGGTACGAGGTCGTCGTCAGGGACGTCGAGCAGGAGTTTCTCGACCGCGGCTTTTCGAACGTCGAGGACAGCCTGGAACGGCTCGTGAACGCGGAGCGGCTCACCGAGGGCGAGGCCGAGGACGCCCTCGACAGGCTCTCGGGGACGACCGACCTCGCGGACCTCGCCGAGTGCGACCTCGTGATCGAGGCGGCTCTCGAGAACATGGAGGTCAAGCGGGAGATCTTCGCCGATCTCGACGAGATCGTCGAGGAGGACGTGGTCCTCGCGACGAACACGTCCACCCTGTCGATCACGACCATCGCGAGCGCGACCGACCGCCCGGCGCAGGTGGTCGGCCTCCACTTCATGAACCCGGTCCCGGTCATGACGGGCGTCGAGGTCGTCGTCGGGGAGAAGACCGCCCCGGCGGCCGTCGAACTCGCCCACGCGTTCGCGGAGGCGCTGGGCAAGGAGACCTGGGAATCCGACGACAAGCCGGGATTCGTCTCCAACCGTATCCTCATGCCGTGGATCAACGAGGGGATCCGCGCGTTCGACGAGGGCGTCGCCACGAAGGACGACATCGACCGCGGGATGAAACTCGGCACGAACGTCCCGATGGGGCCGCTCGAACTGGCCGACCACATCGGCCTCGACATCTGCCTGGACGCGACCGAGACGCTCCACGAGGAACTCGGCGATCGGTACAAACCGGCGTACCTCCTGAAACGGAAGGTGGACGCGGGCGACCTCGGCAAGAAGACCGGTCGAGGCTTCTACGAGTACGAGTAG
- a CDS encoding HAD family hydrolase, with product MTYDAVIFDNDGVLVELPSREVFRRATERTFREFDMRRPTRDDVRALVAGNVEGIRQLCQRHRVDAMDFCYEAAANAVREQKRELEVGLRSLYDDVHAVWSLDAPFGLVSNNQHEAVTYVLRFFGIEDRFEAVYGCPFTPEGLRRMKPDPYYLNEALSDLGTRDALYVGDSACDVEAAANAGIDSALLTRGRPVECEVAPTYEIDGLDALPALVRG from the coding sequence GTGACGTACGACGCGGTGATCTTCGACAACGACGGCGTGCTCGTCGAACTCCCCAGTCGGGAGGTCTTCCGTCGGGCGACCGAGCGGACCTTCCGGGAGTTCGACATGCGTCGGCCGACCCGCGACGACGTGCGGGCGCTCGTCGCCGGCAACGTCGAGGGGATCAGACAGCTCTGCCAGCGCCACCGGGTCGACGCGATGGACTTCTGCTACGAGGCCGCCGCGAACGCGGTCCGCGAGCAGAAGCGCGAACTCGAGGTGGGACTCAGAAGCCTCTACGACGACGTACACGCCGTCTGGTCGCTCGACGCGCCGTTCGGCCTCGTGAGCAACAACCAGCACGAGGCCGTCACCTACGTCCTGCGGTTCTTCGGCATCGAGGACCGGTTCGAGGCCGTCTACGGGTGTCCCTTCACCCCGGAGGGCCTGCGCCGGATGAAGCCGGATCCCTACTACCTGAACGAGGCGCTCTCCGACCTCGGGACGCGCGACGCGCTCTACGTCGGGGACAGCGCCTGCGACGTCGAGGCGGCCGCGAACGCGGGCATCGACTCGGCGCTGCTGACGCGCGGTCGCCCCGTCGAGTGCGAGGTCGCGCCGACCTACGAGATCGACGGCCTCGACGCGCTCCCGGCGCTCGTTCGGGGGTAG
- a CDS encoding class I fructose-bisphosphate aldolase, with protein sequence MIPIDDSPLVRDGKVLILAYDHGLEHGPVDFTEVPESADPERTFEAATHPAVTTVAVQKGIAEAYYPSYEDDVNLLLKLNGTSNLWMGEPDTAVNCSVEYAYEVGADAVGFTLYGGSNHEIEMAEEFRAIQEEARAYELPVVMWSYPRGQGLKNDTSETTIAYAARLALELGADVAKVKYPGSKEGMEHAVRMAGRTKVVMSGGSKTSDREFLESVKAVMDAGGKGLAVGRNVWQREDPTRILDALETIIFEGGSVDAALEE encoded by the coding sequence ATGATACCGATCGATGACAGTCCGCTCGTCCGCGACGGCAAGGTGCTCATCCTCGCGTACGACCACGGTCTCGAACACGGCCCGGTCGACTTCACCGAGGTCCCCGAGAGCGCCGACCCGGAGCGAACCTTCGAGGCGGCGACCCACCCCGCCGTCACCACCGTCGCCGTCCAGAAGGGGATCGCGGAGGCCTACTACCCCTCCTACGAGGACGACGTGAACCTCCTGCTGAAGCTCAACGGCACGTCGAACCTCTGGATGGGCGAACCCGACACGGCGGTCAACTGCTCGGTCGAGTACGCCTACGAGGTCGGCGCGGACGCCGTCGGCTTCACGCTCTACGGCGGCTCGAACCACGAGATCGAGATGGCCGAGGAGTTCCGCGCGATACAGGAAGAGGCGCGCGCCTACGAACTCCCCGTCGTCATGTGGTCCTACCCGCGCGGCCAGGGGCTGAAGAACGACACGAGCGAGACGACCATCGCCTACGCCGCCCGCCTCGCGCTCGAACTCGGCGCGGACGTGGCGAAGGTGAAGTACCCCGGCTCGAAGGAGGGCATGGAGCACGCCGTCCGCATGGCGGGCAGGACGAAGGTCGTCATGTCCGGCGGGTCGAAGACGTCCGATCGCGAGTTCCTCGAGTCCGTCAAGGCCGTGATGGACGCCGGCGGGAAGGGACTCGCCGTCGGCCGCAACGTCTGGCAGCGCGAGGACCCGACGCGCATCCTCGACGCCCTGGAGACGATCATCTTCGAGGGTGGATCCGTCGACGCCGCGCTCGAGGAGTGA
- a CDS encoding class 1 fructose-bisphosphatase, with the protein MSGDEVIERVFETIAATAPEIRESLVGRRRYEAGENPSGEQQLEADVHADQLFEERLLALDGVASYASEEREEVIRADGTSADGTGYHLALDPLDGSSNVKPNNVMGTIVGVFDEPFPAGGDALVAAGYVLYGPLTTMVTARDGRVTESVVHEGERHAATVDLALPDDPTVYGFGGRVNAWTDEFAAYAREVERELKLRYGGAMIGDVSQVLTYGGVFAYPGLTTHPNGKLRLQFEGIPIAAIVEAAGGASTDGERSLLERTPEELHERTPVFVGNREYVERAEAALSE; encoded by the coding sequence ATGAGCGGGGACGAGGTCATCGAGCGCGTCTTCGAGACGATCGCCGCGACCGCCCCCGAGATCAGAGAGAGCCTCGTCGGTCGTCGTCGCTACGAGGCGGGCGAGAACCCCTCCGGCGAGCAGCAACTGGAGGCCGACGTCCACGCCGACCAACTGTTCGAGGAGCGTCTGCTCGCGCTCGACGGCGTGGCCTCCTACGCCAGCGAGGAGCGCGAGGAGGTGATCCGGGCGGACGGCACGTCGGCGGACGGTACCGGGTACCACCTCGCGCTCGACCCGCTCGACGGTTCCTCGAACGTCAAGCCGAACAACGTGATGGGGACGATCGTCGGCGTCTTCGACGAACCGTTCCCGGCGGGCGGCGACGCGCTCGTCGCCGCGGGGTACGTCCTCTACGGCCCGCTGACGACGATGGTGACCGCCCGCGACGGGCGGGTCACCGAGTCCGTCGTCCACGAGGGCGAGCGCCACGCGGCGACCGTCGACCTCGCGCTCCCGGACGACCCCACGGTCTACGGGTTCGGGGGACGCGTCAACGCCTGGACCGACGAGTTCGCCGCGTACGCCCGCGAGGTCGAGCGGGAGCTGAAACTCCGGTACGGCGGCGCGATGATCGGCGACGTCAGTCAGGTGCTCACCTACGGCGGGGTCTTCGCCTACCCCGGCCTCACCACGCACCCGAACGGGAAGCTCCGCCTCCAGTTCGAGGGGATCCCCATCGCGGCGATCGTCGAGGCGGCGGGCGGCGCGTCCACCGACGGCGAACGGTCGTTGCTGGAGCGGACGCCCGAGGAACTCCACGAACGCACGCCCGTCTTCGTCGGGAACCGGGAGTACGTCGAGCGCGCCGAGGCGGCGCTGTCGGAGTAG
- a CDS encoding Yip1 family protein, whose translation MVLEIITNPDSAFRRRADEPGLLLPAGIVTVVAVLAVVGAYPVTELTKQIAASAIQDGGGGVDRGTASAISAAAGTVGLIGAFVGVYVQWALYAVAFYAIARVAFDGSGSLSDTFAGTGWGFVPAIVGTAVSAAASLYVYSGVTLPEGANAANQALARLQSDPALLVASAFGLLVLLWSGYIWTIAMQHVHGLSRRNAAIVVGIPVLVGVLTRLPGLL comes from the coding sequence ATGGTCCTCGAAATCATCACGAATCCCGATTCGGCGTTCCGCCGGCGGGCCGACGAGCCGGGACTCCTCCTCCCGGCGGGTATCGTCACGGTAGTCGCGGTCCTCGCGGTGGTCGGCGCCTATCCGGTCACGGAACTCACCAAGCAGATCGCGGCCAGCGCGATCCAGGACGGCGGCGGGGGCGTCGACCGGGGCACGGCTTCTGCCATCTCGGCGGCCGCGGGCACGGTCGGCCTCATCGGCGCGTTCGTGGGCGTCTACGTCCAGTGGGCGCTCTACGCGGTCGCCTTCTACGCCATCGCGCGCGTCGCGTTCGACGGGTCCGGCTCGCTGAGCGACACCTTCGCCGGAACCGGCTGGGGGTTCGTCCCGGCGATCGTCGGCACGGCGGTGAGCGCGGCCGCCAGCCTCTACGTCTACTCCGGCGTGACCCTCCCGGAGGGTGCCAACGCCGCGAACCAGGCGCTCGCGCGCCTCCAGAGCGACCCGGCCCTGCTCGTCGCGAGCGCGTTCGGCCTGCTCGTGTTGCTGTGGAGCGGCTACATCTGGACGATCGCGATGCAGCACGTCCACGGACTCTCCCGCCGAAACGCCGCCATCGTCGTCGGGATCCCCGTCCTCGTCGGCGTGCTCACCAGACTGCCGGGCCTCCTCTGA